CGCCATGGCCAGCGTCAGCACCACGGTGGCCACCAGCCCGACGCGCGCCAGCCGCGCCGGGTGCCAGCGCGCATACCACGCCGCCGCCACCCAGGGCAGGGCCATGCAGGCCAGCGCGCCCAGCAGATAGCCGATGTAGTTGACAGTGGCCAGCCAGCTGCCGCCGGCCAGGTTGACCACACCATCGGCCAGCATCATGGGCAGCAGCGGCGTGAAGGCAAAGCGCCCCACGCCCATGGCGACGGCCAGCGACAGCAGCCCGGCCAGCACCACGGCGCGGGGCTGGTCGCGCAGGGCGGACGGGGTATCCACGTTTGCACTATACATATTGTTTTAAGATGGATTTTTTCCGAATCATCCCATAAAAGGATTGCTTGCCCATGGACTTGGTGGCGCTGGAGATCTTTCTGACCGTGGCGCGCGAGGGCAGCGTGACCCGCGCCGCCGAGCGGCTGGCGCGCGCCCAGTCCAACGTGACCACGCGGGTACAGCAACTCGAAGAATCGCTGGGCTGCCCGCTGTTCGTGCGCGAGGGCCGGGGCATGGCGCTGACGCCGGCTGGCCAGCGCCTGGTGCCGCACGCCGAGCGCCTGCTGGCCCTGGCCGAGCAGGCGCGCCAGGAGGTCTGCGCCGACACGCCCAGCGGCTGCTTGCGCCTGGGCGCCATGGAGAGCACCGCCGCCGCCCGCCTGCCCGGCCCGCTGGCGCAACTACACGAGCGCTGGCCGCAGTTGCGCCTGGAGCTGCGCACCGGCTCCTCGCGCCCGCTCACGGACGAGGTGCTGACGCACCGGCTGGATTGCGCCCTGGTGGCCTGGCCGCCGCCGGGCCTGGAGGACGGGGCCGAACTGCCGCTGCAGCGCACTCCCGTCTTCACCGAGCGCCTGCTGCTGGCCCTGCCGGCCAGCCATCCGCCGCTGGCCCGGCCCGCCGATCTGCAGCTCGACACCCTGGCCGCCTTTGCCCACGGCTGCAGCTACCGGCGCATCGGCGAGGACTGGATGCGCGCCGCCCTGGGCCGTGCGCCGCGCGTGCTGGAGCTGGCCTCCTACGCCACCATCCTGGCCTGCGTGGCGTCGGGGCGCTGCGCCGGCGTGCTGCCGGCCTCGGTGCTGGAGCTGCTGCGCGCACCGCCGCCGCTGACCTGGCTGGAGTTGGGCGAATGCCCCACGGTGCTGGTGCAGCGCACGGGCTATGCGACGCCGGCGCTGGCGGCGCTGCTGCAGGCGCTGCGCGGAGAGCTGACGCCCGCGTCTGCTGTGGCCCCTGCGACTGCCCGCGCTGCGGCGCCGGACTGACGGCCTGCCGCACCCCCGCACCTGTCAGCTGAACCGATTTTTTCATCCCGGACTGGAGAACCCGTCATGGCCACCGCTCCCGCTACCCTCGCCGCCCCCGCCACCCGCACCGACCTGCTCGACCGCCTGCAGCTTGCTCTGCCCATCATCCAGGGCCCCATGACCGGATCGGACACGCCGGCGCTGGCCGCCGCCGTGTCCGCCGCCGGTGGCCTGGGCATGTTGGGCTGCGGGATGCGTGCGCCCGCCGCCATGGCCGAGGCCGCCGCTGCCGTGCGCGCCGCCACCGATCGGCCCTTTGGCATGAACCTGTTCGTGCTGGCCACGCCCTCACCCGAGCCGGCCCTGGTGCAGGCCGCCATCGAGCGGCTCACCCCGCTGTATGCTGATCTGGGCCTGCCCGCACCCACCGTGCCCACACGCTGGTGCGAGGATTTCGACGCGCAGCTCGACGCCCTGATCGCGGCGCGCCCGGCGGTGGCCAGCTTCACCTTCGGCATCCTGACGCGCGCGCAGGTGCAGCGCATCCAGCACGAGGCGGGTAGCCTGGTCATCGGTACCGCCACCACCGTGGCCGAGGCGCTGGCCTGGCAGGACGTGGGGGCGGACGCCGTATGCGCCTCGGGCATGGAGGCCGGCGGGCACCGGGGCAGTTTTCTGGATCTGTCCTCCAGCAGCCAGATCGGCACGCTGGCGCTGGTGCCGGCGTGTGTCGATGCGCTGGCCATCCCGGTCATTGCCGCCGGCGGCGTCATGGACGGGCGCGGCATCGCGGCGGCGCTGGCCCTGGGCGCGCAGGCGGTGCAGATGGGCACGGCCTTCCTGGCCTGCCCGGAGTCGGCCATCGGGGCGGCGCAGCGCGCGGCCATGGCCCAGGCCAGGGGCAGCGACACGCGCATCACCCGCGCCTACTCGGGCCGGCCGGCGCGCGGCATCGTCAACGCCCTGATGCAGCGGCTGGACGCCTGCGAGGCCGAGCTGCCGCCCTACCCCATCCAGAACGCCCTGACCGGGCCGCTGCGCCGGGCGGCGGCGCAGCAGGGCCGGGCCGACTATCTGTCGCTGTGGGCCGGCCAGGGCGTGGCGCTGGCGCGGGCGCTGCCGGCAGGGGAGCTGGTTCGGGTGCTGGCGCGGGAGTTGGCGCAGGTGCTGCCCGGCGAGGCGGCGCGCGGGTGATGCGAGGCCATGCACGAGGGCACTGCAGGAAATTATTTTTTTGATAGCTGCCAGCGCTTGTCCCATAAGGCTTTGCGGTCGATTTGACTCATGAAATGACCACAAAACAAGCCTGAAACAGGCCTGAAAGACCCCGGGCGCCCCGCCATCAGCGCCGCCAGGGCAGCTCGCGCGCCGGGCCCTGGATGACGGGCGGCTGGGCGTTGATCAGCTCGCCCGCCAGCACGCGCTCGTACATCTGCAGGTAGCCGCTGGCCATGCGCTGCACGCCGAAGTTCTCCAGCGCGTGGGCGTGGCAGGCGCGGGGGTCGAAGGCGTTGGCGCGCACGGCCTCGGCCAAGGCGCTGGCGCTGTCGGCCAGCACGCCGCAGTGCGCCGGCACCAGCTCGGGCAGCGCGCCGTAGGGCGTGGCAAAGACCGGGCAGCCGAAGTACAGGCTCTCGATGACGGCCAGGCCGAAGGGCTCGTGCCAGCGCACCGGAAAGATCAGCCCGCGCGAGGCGCCCAGCAGGCCGGTTTTTTGCTGCCCGCCGACCATGCCGTGGAAGTGGATGCGCCGCGAGAAGGTGTAGCGAAAGCCGCGCTTCCAGTTCAGCCGGTCGCCGCCCAGCACGTCCAGCTCGACACCGGCGCGCAGCGCTACGCGGATGGCGCCGCGCACGTTCTTGACGCCCCAGGCGGCCTTGCCCAGGAAGTGGTAGTGCTGGCGCGCGCGCTCGAAGTCCACCGGGCCGTAGCTGGCCCAGTCCAGGCCGTTGTGGACGTATTCGCGCGAGCCATAGCGCGCCGCGTGGTCGTGCGACAGAAAGACCGTGTTGCGCGGCAGGGGCTTGGGCTTGCGTGCGTTGCCGTGCTCGGTGACCAGATAGGGCCGCGCCAGCTCGCAGCGCGGGTTGAACTGGAAGTGGGCGATGTCCACGTCCGCCGGGATCTGGCCCTCCCAGGGTGCGTCGGGGCGGATCGGCAGCACGGCGGCGAAGTCGCAGCGCGAGCCTTCGGGCACTAGGTAGCTGACGCGGTGGCCACGGCGCACCAGTTCGCGGCCCAAGTCCCAGATGACGCGCTCGGTGCCGCCGTAGGCATAGACCGGGATCGGCGAGTTGTTGATCAGCAGGACGTGCATGGCGGTGGTGCCTTCGGTGCAGCGGGTGCAGCCGGAGCCGGTGCGGCAGGGGCCAGCGGGGCCGCCCGGCTGGCCAGGCGGGCGTGCAGCGCAGCCAGCACCAGCGGGCACATGAACAGGTAGAACAGGTTGCCGCTGTTGTGCGCCAGAAAGACTTGGGTCAGGCCGAAGGCGGCATACGACAGCGGCAGCATGGAGCCGATCAGGCACAGCGTCAGCGCCGCGCGGTCGAGCTGGCCCCGGGCATCGTGGATGCGCGCGCGCGTCGGCCACAGCAGGGCCAGCGGCACGCCATAGAACAGCCCCAGCAGCGCCACGCCCAGCGCGCCATGCTTGGCCCACAGATCCAGCGCCTCGTTGTGCGCATGGCCAAAGACCAGCACCACGGGCGGCGCCTCGCCGGCTGCCACGCGCCGGGCTTTTTCGGCTTCGTAGCCCTGCTTACCCCAGCCGGCCAGGGGCTTGTCCAGGCCCATCTGCCAGGCCAGGCGCCAATGCGCCAGGCGGTGGCCGACCGAGCTGTCGCCAGCGCCGCTGTCCAGGTAGCCCTGCACTTCCTGCTGCGCCAGCTCGACGCGCTCCTGCAACAGCGGCACCTGCGTCAGCAGGGCGCCCGCCGCCAGCAGGGCGCCCAGGCCCAGGCCCAGGCGGCGGCCGCGCTGGCCGGTCGCATGGGCCAGCAAGGTGGCGGCAAGCGGCGCCAGCAGCGCCAGCGCCAGCCAGCCGCCGCGTGCCTGCGACAGCACAGAGGCCAGCAGGCCCAGCAAGGCACCGGCCAGCAGCACCAGGCACTGCCAGCGCCGCAGGCCGCGCCCGAGCACGGCCAGCGCCAGCGCGCCCTGCAGCGCCAGCAGCGCCGCCAGGTCGCCGTACTGGATGGCGTTGGTGAAGCCGCTGGCGCGCGGCAGGCCCTGCACCAGCGTCTGGTACAGGCCCACGCCGCCGGCGCCGATACCGCCAGCGGCAATGCCCGCCACCAGCCACGGCAGGCGTGGCGGCCAGCGCATCAGGAAGAACACGCACGGCAAGGCCAGCAGGTACTTGGAAGGCCTGTCCAGGCTGCCCCAGCC
This portion of the Melaminivora jejuensis genome encodes:
- a CDS encoding NAD(P)H-dependent flavin oxidoreductase; this encodes MATAPATLAAPATRTDLLDRLQLALPIIQGPMTGSDTPALAAAVSAAGGLGMLGCGMRAPAAMAEAAAAVRAATDRPFGMNLFVLATPSPEPALVQAAIERLTPLYADLGLPAPTVPTRWCEDFDAQLDALIAARPAVASFTFGILTRAQVQRIQHEAGSLVIGTATTVAEALAWQDVGADAVCASGMEAGGHRGSFLDLSSSSQIGTLALVPACVDALAIPVIAAGGVMDGRGIAAALALGAQAVQMGTAFLACPESAIGAAQRAAMAQARGSDTRITRAYSGRPARGIVNALMQRLDACEAELPPYPIQNALTGPLRRAAAQQGRADYLSLWAGQGVALARALPAGELVRVLARELAQVLPGEAARG
- a CDS encoding O-antigen ligase family protein, coding for MPLWQRWACLGAFMVPGLSLALPSGYSYGAVLLLLAALASSPHWLRQPLPRPGWALVALFAAMALLWLADEAAGPGWGSLDRPSKYLLALPCVFFLMRWPPRLPWLVAGIAAGGIGAGGVGLYQTLVQGLPRASGFTNAIQYGDLAALLALQGALALAVLGRGLRRWQCLVLLAGALLGLLASVLSQARGGWLALALLAPLAATLLAHATGQRGRRLGLGLGALLAAGALLTQVPLLQERVELAQQEVQGYLDSGAGDSSVGHRLAHWRLAWQMGLDKPLAGWGKQGYEAEKARRVAAGEAPPVVLVFGHAHNEALDLWAKHGALGVALLGLFYGVPLALLWPTRARIHDARGQLDRAALTLCLIGSMLPLSYAAFGLTQVFLAHNSGNLFYLFMCPLVLAALHARLASRAAPLAPAAPAPAAPAAPKAPPPCTSC
- a CDS encoding glycosyltransferase, whose product is MHVLLINNSPIPVYAYGGTERVIWDLGRELVRRGHRVSYLVPEGSRCDFAAVLPIRPDAPWEGQIPADVDIAHFQFNPRCELARPYLVTEHGNARKPKPLPRNTVFLSHDHAARYGSREYVHNGLDWASYGPVDFERARQHYHFLGKAAWGVKNVRGAIRVALRAGVELDVLGGDRLNWKRGFRYTFSRRIHFHGMVGGQQKTGLLGASRGLIFPVRWHEPFGLAVIESLYFGCPVFATPYGALPELVPAHCGVLADSASALAEAVRANAFDPRACHAHALENFGVQRMASGYLQMYERVLAGELINAQPPVIQGPARELPWRR
- a CDS encoding LysR family transcriptional regulator gives rise to the protein MDLVALEIFLTVAREGSVTRAAERLARAQSNVTTRVQQLEESLGCPLFVREGRGMALTPAGQRLVPHAERLLALAEQARQEVCADTPSGCLRLGAMESTAAARLPGPLAQLHERWPQLRLELRTGSSRPLTDEVLTHRLDCALVAWPPPGLEDGAELPLQRTPVFTERLLLALPASHPPLARPADLQLDTLAAFAHGCSYRRIGEDWMRAALGRAPRVLELASYATILACVASGRCAGVLPASVLELLRAPPPLTWLELGECPTVLVQRTGYATPALAALLQALRGELTPASAVAPATARAAAPD